A part of Kitasatospora acidiphila genomic DNA contains:
- a CDS encoding cytochrome P450, with product MTSVHEPSELAALGFPEPRAEGCPFDPPPAYRQPAGRVTLWDGMPCWVLTDYHHVRTVLSDRRFSADVRQPGFPFLSPGRRELVGEQPSFLRLDDPEHQRLRRMMTGDFLVKRIEQLRPRIQRIVDEALDAMIAKGQPADLVADFAFPVPSLVICELLGVPYDDHEYFQELSRRLLDSTAGPGAVAEALDALTDYMAQLAASKKGEPDGIVARLATRDDLTPEEVASNSVLLLLAGHETTANMTSLSVLALLQNPDQLARLRAEPELTRGAVEELLRYLTIVHNGLPRTALEDVEFDDGLQIRAGEGVLVMLGAANRDEELFGDGDRLDIGRDARRHLAFGFGVHQCLGQPLARVELQIALATLLRRLPELRLAIPFEDVRFRTSALIYGLHELPVAW from the coding sequence GTGACCAGCGTCCACGAGCCCTCCGAGCTGGCGGCGCTCGGATTCCCGGAGCCCCGCGCCGAGGGCTGCCCCTTCGACCCGCCGCCCGCCTACCGTCAGCCGGCCGGCCGCGTCACCCTCTGGGACGGCATGCCCTGCTGGGTGCTCACCGACTACCACCACGTCCGCACCGTGCTGTCCGACCGCCGGTTCAGCGCCGACGTGCGCCAGCCCGGCTTCCCGTTCCTCTCCCCGGGCCGGCGCGAACTGGTCGGCGAGCAGCCCAGCTTCCTGCGCCTGGACGACCCGGAGCACCAGCGGCTGCGCCGGATGATGACCGGCGACTTCCTGGTGAAGCGGATCGAGCAGCTGCGCCCGCGGATCCAGCGGATCGTCGACGAGGCGCTCGACGCGATGATAGCCAAGGGCCAACCCGCCGACCTGGTCGCCGACTTCGCCTTCCCGGTGCCGTCGCTGGTCATCTGCGAACTGCTCGGCGTCCCCTACGACGACCACGAGTACTTCCAGGAGCTGAGCCGCCGCCTGCTGGACTCCACCGCCGGGCCCGGGGCGGTCGCCGAGGCCCTGGACGCGCTGACCGACTACATGGCCCAGTTGGCCGCCTCCAAGAAGGGCGAGCCGGACGGCATCGTGGCGCGGCTGGCGACCCGGGACGACCTCACGCCCGAGGAGGTCGCGTCCAACTCGGTGCTGCTCCTGCTGGCCGGCCACGAGACCACGGCCAACATGACCTCCCTCTCGGTCCTCGCCCTGCTGCAGAACCCGGACCAGCTGGCCCGGTTGCGCGCCGAGCCGGAGCTGACCCGGGGCGCGGTCGAGGAGTTGCTGCGCTATCTGACGATCGTGCACAACGGTCTGCCCCGAACCGCCCTGGAGGACGTGGAGTTCGACGACGGCCTCCAGATCCGGGCCGGCGAGGGCGTGTTGGTGATGCTCGGCGCGGCCAACCGCGACGAGGAGCTGTTCGGGGACGGCGACCGGCTGGACATCGGCCGGGACGCCCGCCGGCACCTGGCCTTCGGCTTCGGTGTCCACCAGTGCCTCGGTCAGCCGCTGGCCCGGGTGGAGCTGCAGATCGCCCTGGCGACCCTGCTGCGGCGGCTGCCCGAGCTGCGCCTGGCGATCCCGTTCGAGGACGTCCGGTTCCGCACCAGCGCGCTGATCTACGGGCTGCACGAGCTGCCGGTGGCCTGGTAG
- a CDS encoding arginine repressor, whose product MSVPPSDQTPAGPTPQVPQTRTARHRRIVDLLTRQPVRSQSQLAKLLADDGLVVTQATLSRDLDELGAVKIRNRDGALIYAVPAEGGDPTPRAPMGESASEGRMARLAGELMVSATASGNLVVLRTPPGAAQFLASAIDTAGVHEIIGTIAGDDTVLLISRDPAGGQALADHLLQLAQSRSER is encoded by the coding sequence ATGAGCGTTCCCCCATCCGACCAGACCCCCGCCGGCCCGACGCCGCAGGTACCGCAGACCCGGACCGCGCGCCACCGGCGGATCGTGGATCTGCTGACCCGTCAACCCGTCCGTTCGCAGAGCCAGTTGGCCAAGCTGCTGGCCGACGACGGGCTGGTGGTCACCCAAGCCACGCTCTCCCGGGACTTGGACGAGCTGGGTGCGGTGAAGATCCGCAACCGGGACGGCGCGCTGATCTACGCCGTGCCGGCGGAGGGCGGGGATCCCACACCGCGGGCGCCGATGGGGGAGTCGGCCAGCGAGGGCCGGATGGCACGGCTGGCCGGCGAGCTGATGGTCTCGGCGACGGCGTCCGGAAACCTGGTGGTGCTGCGCACGCCACCTGGTGCCGCGCAGTTCCTGGCCTCGGCGATCGACACGGCCGGGGTGCACGAGATCATCGGCACCATCGCCGGTGACGACACGGTGCTGCTGATCAGCCGCGACCCGGCGGGCGGCCAGGCCCTCGCCGACCACCTGCTGCAGCTGGCCCAGTCCCGCTCGGAGCGCTGA
- the argC gene encoding N-acetyl-gamma-glutamyl-phosphate reductase, with the protein MALRVAVAGASGYAGGEVLRLLLGHPEIEIGALTGDSNAGKRVGEVQPHLLPLADRVLEPTTPEVLAGHDVVFLGLPHGKSAAVAEALGEDVLIVDCGADFRLKDAADWERFYGSAHAGTWPYGLPELPGHRAALKGTKRIAVPGCYPTAVTLALFPAYAARLAEPEAVIVAASGTSGAGKAIKTHLLGSEVMGSVSPYGVGGVHRHTPEMSQNLSPVAGEPVNISFTPTLAPMSRGILATCSAKARPGVTAGDLRAAYESAYADERFVHLLPELQWPQTKSVFGSNSALVQVILDEHAGRIIAISAIDNLVKGTAGGAVQSMNIALGLPEELGLPVNGVAP; encoded by the coding sequence ATGGCCTTGCGGGTCGCCGTAGCCGGGGCGAGCGGGTATGCGGGCGGTGAGGTGCTGCGTCTGCTGCTGGGGCACCCGGAGATCGAGATCGGGGCGCTGACCGGCGACTCCAACGCGGGCAAGCGGGTGGGGGAGGTGCAGCCGCATCTGCTGCCGCTGGCGGACCGGGTGCTGGAGCCGACCACGCCCGAGGTGCTGGCCGGGCACGATGTCGTCTTCCTCGGGCTGCCGCACGGGAAGTCGGCGGCCGTGGCCGAGGCGCTCGGCGAGGACGTGCTGATCGTCGACTGCGGCGCGGACTTCCGCCTCAAGGACGCGGCCGACTGGGAGCGGTTCTACGGCTCCGCGCACGCCGGGACTTGGCCGTACGGCCTGCCGGAGCTGCCGGGCCACCGGGCCGCGCTCAAGGGCACCAAGCGGATCGCCGTGCCGGGCTGCTACCCGACCGCGGTCACGCTCGCGCTCTTCCCGGCCTACGCGGCGCGGCTCGCCGAGCCGGAGGCGGTGATCGTGGCGGCCAGCGGCACGTCGGGCGCCGGCAAGGCGATCAAGACCCACCTGCTCGGCAGCGAGGTGATGGGCTCGGTCAGCCCGTACGGCGTCGGCGGCGTGCACCGGCACACCCCGGAGATGTCGCAGAACCTCAGCCCGGTCGCCGGGGAGCCGGTGAACATCTCCTTCACCCCGACCCTGGCGCCCATGTCCCGCGGCATCCTGGCCACTTGCAGCGCCAAGGCCAGGCCGGGCGTGACGGCGGGCGACCTGCGGGCCGCCTACGAATCCGCCTACGCCGACGAGCGGTTCGTCCACCTGCTGCCCGAACTCCAGTGGCCGCAGACCAAGTCGGTCTTCGGATCCAACAGTGCACTGGTCCAGGTGATCCTGGACGAGCACGCCGGCCGGATCATCGCGATCAGCGCGATCGACAACCTGGTCAAGGGCACCGCCGGCGGCGCGGTGCAGAGCATGAACATCGCCCTCGGCCTGCCTGAGGAGCTGGGCCTTCCCGTGAACGGAGTCGCACCATGA
- the argH gene encoding argininosuccinate lyase produces MSQHESADVRLWGARFADGPSEALAKLSASVHFDWRLAPYDIAGSKAHARVLNRAGLLTDDELAAMHAGLDQLLADVESGAFTGTIADEDVHTALERGLLERLGPELGGKLRAGRSRNDQIATLFRMYLRDHARIIGALILDLQEALVGLAEAHPDTAMPGRTHLQHAQPVLFAHHVLAHVQALGRDAERLRQWDSRTAVSPYGSGALAGSSLGLDPQAVAADLGFEHGSVGNSIDGTAARDFVAEFAFVTAMIGVNLSRIAEEVIIWNTKEFGFITLHDAFSTGSSIMPQKKNPDIAELARGKSGRLIGNLTGLLATLKALPLAYNRDLQEDKEPVFDSCDTLEVLLPAFTGMMATLTVHRERLEELAPAGFSLATDIAEWLVKRGVPFRVAHEVAGACVKLCESQGIELWDLTDEQFAGISPHLTPEVREVLSVHGAIAARDGRGGTAPSAVAVQLAEVKADLAVQRDWAAPAA; encoded by the coding sequence ATGTCGCAACACGAGTCCGCCGACGTGCGCCTGTGGGGCGCCCGCTTCGCCGACGGCCCCTCCGAGGCGCTGGCCAAGCTGTCCGCCTCCGTCCACTTCGACTGGCGGCTGGCGCCGTACGACATCGCCGGCTCCAAGGCGCACGCCCGGGTGCTGAACCGGGCCGGGCTGCTGACGGACGATGAACTCGCCGCCATGCACGCGGGGTTGGACCAGCTGCTGGCCGACGTCGAGTCCGGTGCGTTCACCGGCACCATCGCCGACGAGGACGTGCACACCGCGCTGGAGCGCGGGCTGCTGGAGCGGCTCGGCCCCGAGCTGGGCGGCAAGCTGCGGGCCGGCCGGTCCCGCAACGACCAGATCGCCACCCTGTTCCGGATGTACCTGCGCGACCACGCCCGGATCATCGGCGCCCTGATCCTGGACCTCCAGGAGGCCCTGGTCGGTCTGGCCGAGGCCCACCCGGACACCGCGATGCCCGGCCGCACCCACCTGCAGCACGCCCAGCCGGTGCTCTTCGCGCACCACGTCCTCGCGCACGTCCAGGCCCTCGGCCGGGACGCCGAACGGCTGCGCCAGTGGGACAGCCGCACGGCCGTCTCGCCGTACGGCTCCGGGGCGCTGGCCGGCTCCTCGCTCGGCCTCGACCCGCAGGCCGTCGCCGCCGACCTGGGCTTCGAGCACGGCTCGGTGGGCAACTCCATCGACGGCACGGCCGCCCGCGACTTCGTCGCCGAGTTCGCCTTCGTCACCGCGATGATCGGCGTCAACCTCTCCCGGATCGCGGAGGAGGTGATCATCTGGAACACCAAGGAGTTCGGCTTCATCACGCTGCACGACGCCTTCTCCACCGGCTCCTCGATCATGCCGCAGAAGAAGAACCCGGACATCGCCGAGCTCGCCCGCGGCAAGTCCGGCCGCCTGATCGGCAATCTGACCGGTCTGCTGGCCACTCTCAAGGCCCTGCCGCTGGCCTACAACCGGGACCTGCAGGAGGACAAGGAGCCGGTCTTCGACTCCTGCGACACCCTGGAGGTGCTGCTGCCCGCCTTCACCGGCATGATGGCCACCCTGACGGTGCATCGGGAGCGGCTGGAGGAGCTGGCCCCGGCCGGCTTCTCGCTGGCCACCGACATCGCCGAGTGGCTGGTCAAGCGCGGGGTGCCGTTCCGGGTGGCGCACGAGGTGGCCGGTGCCTGCGTCAAGCTCTGCGAGAGCCAGGGCATCGAGCTGTGGGACCTCACCGACGAGCAGTTCGCCGGGATCTCGCCGCATCTGACGCCCGAGGTCCGCGAGGTGCTGAGCGTGCACGGGGCGATCGCGGCGCGCGACGGCCGCGGCGGCACGGCGCCCAGCGCGGTGGCCGTGCAGCTGGCCGAGGTGAAGGCCGACCTGGCGGTGCAGCGCGACTGGGCCGCGCCCGCCGCCTGA
- the argJ gene encoding bifunctional glutamate N-acetyltransferase/amino-acid acetyltransferase ArgJ yields MSSSNLGVTAAKGFRAAGVTAGIKASGTPDLALVVNDGPSLAAAGVFTSNRVKAAPVLWSQQVIKGGQLAAVILNSGGANACTGPGGFQDTHATAERVGAELGVSAGEVAVCSTGLIGERLPMDILLPGVDLAVKQLGETGGEAAAIAIKTTDTVHKTAQVGVGGWTVGGMAKGAGMLAPGLATMLVVLTTDAAVDSAELDRALRAATRTTFDRVDSDGCMSTNDTVLLLASGASGITPAPAEFADAVQQVCADLARQLIGDAEGASKDIRIDVTDAATEDEAVEVGRTIARNNLLKCAIHGEDPNWGRVLAAIGTTGAAFDPDRLDVAINGVWVCRGGAVGEDRSLVDMTDRQVVITARLNAGQAAATVWTNDLTADYVHENSAYST; encoded by the coding sequence ATGAGCAGCAGCAACCTCGGCGTCACGGCAGCCAAGGGCTTCCGCGCGGCCGGTGTGACGGCCGGCATCAAGGCCTCCGGCACCCCGGACCTGGCCCTGGTGGTCAACGACGGGCCGTCGCTGGCGGCGGCCGGCGTCTTCACCTCCAACCGGGTCAAGGCGGCGCCGGTGCTCTGGTCCCAGCAGGTGATCAAGGGCGGCCAGTTGGCGGCGGTGATCCTCAACTCCGGTGGTGCCAACGCCTGCACCGGGCCGGGCGGCTTCCAGGACACCCACGCCACCGCCGAGCGGGTCGGTGCCGAACTCGGCGTCAGCGCGGGCGAGGTGGCCGTCTGCTCGACTGGCCTGATCGGCGAGCGCCTCCCGATGGACATCCTGCTGCCCGGCGTCGATCTTGCCGTCAAGCAGCTCGGCGAGACCGGCGGCGAGGCGGCCGCGATCGCCATCAAGACCACCGACACGGTGCACAAGACCGCCCAGGTCGGCGTCGGCGGCTGGACGGTCGGCGGCATGGCCAAGGGCGCCGGGATGCTGGCCCCGGGGCTGGCCACCATGCTGGTCGTGCTGACCACCGACGCGGCCGTGGACAGCGCCGAGTTGGACCGGGCGCTGCGCGCCGCCACCCGCACCACCTTCGACCGGGTCGACTCCGACGGCTGCATGTCCACCAATGACACGGTGCTGCTGCTGGCCTCCGGCGCCTCCGGCATCACCCCGGCGCCGGCCGAGTTCGCCGACGCGGTGCAGCAGGTCTGCGCCGATCTGGCCCGCCAGTTGATCGGCGACGCCGAGGGCGCGAGCAAGGACATCCGGATCGACGTCACCGACGCCGCAACCGAGGACGAGGCGGTCGAGGTGGGCCGCACCATCGCCCGCAACAACCTGCTCAAGTGCGCCATCCACGGCGAAGACCCCAACTGGGGCCGGGTGTTGGCCGCGATCGGCACCACCGGTGCCGCCTTCGACCCCGACCGGCTGGACGTCGCGATCAACGGTGTCTGGGTCTGCCGCGGCGGCGCGGTCGGCGAGGACCGCTCGCTGGTCGACATGACGGACCGTCAGGTCGTCATCACCGCCCGGCTGAACGCCGGCCAGGCGGCGGCCACCGTGTGGACCAACGATCTGACCGCCGACTACGTGCACGAGAACAGCGCCTACTCCACCTGA
- a CDS encoding RICIN domain-containing protein, which yields MAIGIRLPRGFAVLGAALLAAAAVPLTASSAAAASPICLSGNLQYDYQSAEAGPGKPTMTKPVRNANVQLWGKEKSTDTPHQLTADYQYTGVNDGSFNLCYTPTSTTSMSSIWVRSRTESTKLWKVSDTTGTPYTLDSPTLTNVAASTSVGTLKPSADTARAWHAFDTVNLLWWYRNNPTSDCWSTHEPNSNACTELNVQWTANSTDGPYYDLAGTVHLSAADPDSEHTVLHESGHFFMDRLYNGRFPAVANCSPHYINLASSGTCAWAEGFADSAAAYLLGDYRYVWSNGSSYSFTYTTGWNTGDQVQGNVDGSLLDLWNNVDGGWNSTIGVMATQTPSTFAEYFKTGRPAANPPLATAGTALTYLAAHAINYGPTIVNDGRTHALSNGGGLALERADQCGASGSSPAILNTYDSTRDKQQWTLKTYPDGTTKLIDGCPDHLVLTAPSTAGAQATLRAVNSSNPYQDWQVTQNGSGTLTITNPATGYSLDSAAVTTGAAVTTNPAGNANTQNWAALT from the coding sequence GTGGCCATCGGAATTCGGCTGCCGCGCGGCTTCGCCGTCCTGGGCGCCGCCCTGCTCGCCGCCGCCGCCGTTCCGCTGACGGCGTCCAGCGCCGCGGCGGCGTCCCCCATCTGCCTGAGCGGCAATCTCCAGTACGACTACCAGTCGGCCGAAGCCGGCCCGGGCAAGCCCACGATGACCAAGCCGGTCCGCAACGCGAACGTCCAGCTGTGGGGCAAGGAGAAGTCCACCGACACCCCGCACCAGCTCACCGCCGACTACCAGTACACCGGCGTCAACGACGGCAGCTTCAACCTCTGCTACACGCCCACCTCCACCACGTCGATGAGCAGCATCTGGGTGCGGTCGCGAACCGAGAGCACCAAGCTGTGGAAGGTCAGCGACACCACCGGTACCCCCTACACCCTGGACTCGCCGACCTTGACCAACGTCGCCGCCAGCACCTCCGTCGGCACCCTCAAGCCGTCCGCCGACACCGCGCGGGCCTGGCACGCCTTCGATACCGTCAACCTCCTGTGGTGGTACCGCAACAACCCCACCAGCGACTGCTGGTCCACCCACGAGCCGAACAGCAACGCCTGCACCGAGCTCAACGTCCAGTGGACCGCCAACTCGACCGACGGTCCGTACTACGACCTGGCGGGCACCGTCCACCTGTCCGCCGCCGACCCCGACTCCGAGCACACCGTGCTCCACGAGTCCGGCCACTTCTTCATGGACCGCCTGTACAACGGACGGTTCCCGGCCGTCGCCAACTGCAGCCCGCACTACATCAACCTGGCCAGCTCCGGTACCTGCGCCTGGGCGGAAGGCTTCGCCGACTCCGCCGCCGCCTACCTCCTCGGGGACTACCGCTACGTGTGGTCCAACGGCAGCAGCTACAGCTTCACCTACACCACCGGCTGGAACACCGGGGACCAGGTCCAGGGCAACGTGGACGGCTCACTGCTCGACCTGTGGAACAACGTCGACGGCGGCTGGAACAGCACCATCGGCGTGATGGCCACGCAGACGCCCTCCACCTTCGCCGAGTACTTCAAGACCGGCCGGCCCGCTGCCAACCCGCCGCTCGCCACCGCCGGAACCGCGCTCACCTACCTGGCCGCCCACGCCATCAACTACGGCCCCACGATCGTGAACGACGGCCGAACCCATGCCCTCTCCAACGGCGGCGGCCTGGCCCTGGAACGTGCCGACCAGTGCGGCGCCTCCGGCAGCTCCCCCGCCATCCTCAACACCTACGACTCCACGCGTGACAAGCAGCAGTGGACGCTGAAAACGTATCCGGACGGCACCACGAAGCTCATCGACGGCTGCCCGGACCACCTCGTGCTGACCGCGCCCAGCACCGCCGGCGCCCAGGCCACCCTGCGGGCCGTCAACTCCTCCAACCCCTACCAGGACTGGCAGGTCACCCAGAACGGCAGTGGCACCCTGACGATCACCAACCCGGCGACCGGATACTCCCTCGACAGCGCCGCCGTCACCACCGGCGCCGCCGTCACCACCAACCCGGCCGGCAACGCCAACACCCAGAACTGGGCCGCCCTTACCTGA
- a CDS encoding ferredoxin encodes MHVTVDQDRCCSSGQCVLTAPTVFDQSDEDGVVLLLQADPDPSLHSRLRTAAALCPGGAITLTEADR; translated from the coding sequence ATGCACGTGACTGTTGATCAGGATCGCTGCTGCAGCTCCGGGCAGTGTGTGCTGACCGCCCCCACGGTCTTCGACCAGAGCGACGAGGACGGGGTCGTCCTGCTGCTCCAGGCCGACCCCGACCCCTCCCTCCACTCCCGGCTCCGCACCGCCGCCGCCCTCTGCCCGGGCGGCGCCATCACGCTCACGGAGGCGGACCGGTGA
- a CDS encoding argininosuccinate synthase, giving the protein MTERVVLAYSGGLDTSVCIGWIAEETGAEVIAVAVDVGQGGEDLNVIRQRALDCGAVEAEVADAREEFADEYCLPAVKANALYQGEYPLVSALSRPVIVKHLVAAAKKHGASTVAHGCTGKGNDQVRFEVGIQSLAPELKCIAPVRDYAMTRDKAIAFAEAKGLPIATTKKSPYSIDQNVFGRAVETGFLEDIWNAPIEDVYEYTQNPATPREADEVVITFQAGVPVAIDGRKVTVLQAIEELNKRAGAQGIGRLDMVEDRLVGIKSREIYEAPGAIALITAHQALENVTVERELARYKRQVEQRWAELVYDGLWFSPLKRALDGFVNEANQHVWGDIRMVLHGGRAVVNGRKSDQSLYDFNLATYDTGDTFDQSMSKGFIEIFGMSSKIAARRDLG; this is encoded by the coding sequence GTGACCGAGCGCGTCGTACTCGCCTACTCGGGCGGTCTGGACACGTCCGTCTGCATCGGCTGGATCGCCGAGGAGACCGGCGCCGAGGTCATCGCCGTCGCCGTCGACGTCGGCCAGGGCGGCGAGGACCTGAACGTGATCCGCCAGCGCGCGCTGGACTGCGGTGCGGTCGAGGCCGAGGTCGCGGATGCCCGCGAGGAGTTCGCCGACGAGTACTGCCTGCCGGCCGTCAAGGCCAATGCGCTCTACCAGGGCGAGTACCCGCTGGTCTCGGCGCTCTCCCGGCCGGTGATCGTCAAGCACCTGGTCGCCGCCGCCAAGAAGCACGGCGCCAGCACCGTCGCGCACGGCTGCACCGGCAAGGGCAACGACCAGGTCCGGTTCGAGGTCGGCATCCAGTCGCTCGCCCCCGAGCTGAAGTGCATCGCGCCGGTCCGCGACTACGCGATGACCCGCGACAAGGCGATCGCCTTCGCCGAGGCCAAGGGCCTGCCGATCGCCACCACCAAGAAGTCGCCGTATTCGATCGACCAGAACGTCTTCGGGCGCGCCGTCGAGACCGGCTTCCTGGAGGACATCTGGAACGCCCCGATCGAGGACGTCTACGAGTACACCCAGAACCCGGCCACCCCGCGCGAGGCCGACGAGGTCGTCATCACCTTCCAGGCCGGTGTCCCGGTGGCCATCGACGGCCGGAAGGTGACGGTCCTCCAGGCCATCGAGGAGCTCAACAAGCGGGCCGGCGCCCAGGGCATCGGCCGCCTCGACATGGTCGAGGACCGGCTGGTGGGCATCAAGTCCCGTGAGATCTACGAGGCTCCGGGCGCGATCGCCCTGATCACCGCCCACCAGGCGCTGGAGAACGTCACCGTCGAGCGCGAACTCGCCCGCTACAAGCGGCAGGTCGAGCAGCGCTGGGCCGAACTGGTCTACGACGGCCTGTGGTTCTCGCCGCTCAAGCGCGCGCTGGACGGCTTCGTCAACGAGGCCAACCAGCACGTCTGGGGCGACATCCGGATGGTGCTGCACGGCGGCCGCGCGGTGGTGAACGGCCGCAAGTCCGACCAGTCGCTGTACGACTTCAACCTGGCCACCTACGACACCGGCGACACCTTCGACCAGTCGATGTCCAAGGGCTTCATCGAGATCTTCGGGATGTCCTCGAAGATCGCCGCCCGCCGCGACCTCGGCTGA
- the argB gene encoding acetylglutamate kinase, which produces MTLIEALPWLERFHGKTVVIKFGGNAMVDEALKAAFAQDVVFLRYAGLHPVVVHGGGPQISAQLEKLGLESSFTNGLRVTTPETMDVVRMVLAGQVQRELVGLLNEHGPFAVGMTGEDAHTMTAVKRYAVVDGEQVDIGLVGEIVNIEAGAVKALIADGRIPVISSIARGADGHVYNINADTAASALASALGAEMLVVLTDVEGLYADWPDSDDVISQLGASELEAILPDLASGMLPKMEGCLRAVRSGVGTARVLDGRVPHSLLLEIFTDEGIGTMVVPDDDAAVLGGLA; this is translated from the coding sequence ATGACGCTGATCGAGGCGCTGCCCTGGCTGGAAAGGTTCCACGGCAAGACCGTGGTGATCAAGTTCGGCGGCAACGCCATGGTCGACGAGGCCCTCAAGGCGGCCTTCGCCCAGGACGTGGTGTTCCTGCGCTACGCCGGCCTGCACCCGGTCGTGGTGCACGGCGGCGGCCCGCAGATCAGCGCCCAGTTGGAGAAGCTCGGCCTGGAGTCCTCGTTCACCAACGGGCTGCGCGTCACCACCCCGGAGACCATGGACGTGGTCCGGATGGTGCTGGCCGGCCAGGTGCAGCGCGAGCTGGTCGGACTGCTCAACGAGCACGGGCCGTTCGCGGTCGGCATGACCGGCGAGGACGCGCACACCATGACCGCGGTCAAGCGGTACGCGGTGGTCGACGGCGAGCAGGTGGACATCGGGCTGGTCGGCGAGATCGTCAACATCGAGGCCGGTGCGGTGAAGGCGCTGATCGCCGACGGCCGGATCCCGGTGATCTCCAGCATCGCGCGCGGCGCCGACGGCCACGTCTACAACATCAACGCCGACACCGCCGCGTCCGCGCTGGCCAGTGCGCTGGGCGCCGAGATGCTGGTGGTGCTGACCGACGTCGAGGGCCTCTACGCCGACTGGCCCGACTCCGACGACGTGATCAGCCAGCTGGGCGCCAGCGAACTGGAGGCCATACTGCCGGACTTGGCCAGCGGGATGCTGCCCAAGATGGAGGGCTGCCTGCGCGCGGTCCGCTCCGGCGTGGGCACCGCGCGCGTGCTGGACGGCCGGGTGCCGCACAGCCTGCTGCTGGAGATCTTCACCGACGAGGGGATCGGCACCATGGTGGTGCCGGACGACGACGCCGCTGTCCTGGGGGGCCTGGCATGA
- a CDS encoding acetylornithine transaminase — translation MSSNNSDLTARYQRAFTNNYGTPRLPLVKGAGALLWDADGNEYLDLVGGIAVNALGTAHPAIIEAVTAQLGQLGHVSNLFMAEPTIELAERLLTLDPRPGRVFFCNSGAEANEAAFKISRLTGRTQLVALEGGFHGRTMGALALTGQPGKQEPFRPLPGDVTHVPFGDVEALRAAVSTATAAVVLEPIQGENGAIPLPPGYLKAAREITRAAGVLLILDEVQTGIGRTGHWFAHQAEPGIEPDVVTLAKGLGGGLPIGAVIAYGAAADLLQPGQHGTTFGGNPVVAAAALAVLRTIESDGLLTQVQKVGDRLRAGIEAIGDPLVSQVRGAGLLLGIVLTRPVAGQVQAAAQRAGFLVNAAVPDAVRLVPPLVLTEQQADRFLAALPGILAEVRAESAAEHQAAEQQAGELHAGEQQTGEQQTGEQQAGEQQAGEQQAGEQQVGQGAGPDARQDDPAAQAAE, via the coding sequence ATGAGCAGCAACAACAGCGACCTGACGGCCCGTTACCAGCGGGCCTTCACCAACAACTACGGCACCCCCCGGCTGCCGCTGGTCAAGGGCGCGGGCGCGCTGCTCTGGGACGCCGACGGCAACGAGTACCTGGACCTGGTCGGCGGCATCGCGGTGAACGCCCTGGGCACCGCGCACCCGGCGATCATCGAGGCGGTCACCGCGCAGCTCGGGCAGCTCGGCCACGTCTCCAACCTGTTCATGGCGGAGCCCACCATCGAGCTGGCCGAGCGCCTGCTCACCCTGGACCCCCGGCCCGGGCGGGTGTTCTTCTGCAACTCCGGCGCGGAGGCCAACGAGGCCGCGTTCAAGATCAGCCGGCTGACCGGCCGGACCCAGTTGGTCGCGCTGGAGGGCGGCTTCCACGGCCGGACCATGGGCGCACTGGCCCTCACCGGCCAGCCCGGCAAGCAGGAGCCGTTCCGGCCGCTGCCGGGCGACGTCACGCATGTGCCGTTCGGCGACGTCGAGGCGCTGCGGGCTGCGGTGTCCACCGCGACCGCCGCCGTGGTGCTGGAGCCGATCCAGGGCGAGAACGGGGCGATCCCGCTGCCGCCCGGCTACCTGAAGGCCGCCCGCGAGATCACCAGGGCGGCAGGCGTGCTGCTGATCCTGGACGAGGTGCAGACCGGCATCGGGCGGACCGGCCACTGGTTCGCACACCAGGCCGAGCCAGGCATCGAGCCCGATGTGGTGACGCTGGCCAAGGGGCTCGGCGGCGGCCTGCCGATCGGCGCCGTGATCGCGTACGGCGCCGCGGCCGACCTGCTCCAGCCGGGCCAGCACGGGACCACCTTCGGCGGCAACCCGGTGGTCGCGGCAGCGGCGCTGGCGGTGCTGCGGACCATCGAGTCCGACGGCCTGCTCACCCAGGTGCAGAAGGTCGGCGACCGGCTGCGCGCCGGGATCGAGGCGATCGGCGACCCACTGGTCTCGCAGGTGCGGGGCGCGGGGCTGCTGCTGGGCATCGTGCTGACCCGGCCGGTGGCGGGGCAGGTGCAGGCGGCGGCGCAGCGGGCCGGGTTCCTGGTGAACGCGGCGGTGCCGGACGCGGTGCGGCTGGTCCCGCCGCTGGTGCTGACCGAGCAGCAGGCGGATCGCTTCCTGGCGGCGCTGCCCGGCATCCTCGCCGAGGTCCGCGCCGAGTCGGCAGCCGAACACCAGGCAGCCGAGCAGCAGGCGGGCGAGCTGCACGCGGGCGAGCAGCAGACGGGCGAGCAGCAGACGGGCGAACAGCAGGCGGGCGAACAGCAGGCGGGCGAACAGCAGGCGGGCGAGCAGCAGGTGGGGCAGGGTGCGGGGCCGGACGCCCGGCAGGACGACCCGGCCGCGCAGGCTGCGGAGTAG